The proteins below are encoded in one region of Mauremys reevesii isolate NIE-2019 linkage group 15, ASM1616193v1, whole genome shotgun sequence:
- the LOC120383763 gene encoding olfactory receptor 5V1-like: MPMKNQTTVTEFILLGLSSDPQMQIFLFSVFLVIYLITLGANIVIMLVIRADSHLHTPMYFFLFHLSFVDICYSSVTVPYMLRNFLAEHKTISVNGCIAQMFFILLSGTAESSILSAMAYDRYAAICDPLRYMQRMSKRICVQLVSGAWTTAFFYALLNTVFTLKLHFCGSNQIHHFICELPPLLQRACTDTFTNQVVLLTSFVIFGSSSFLLMLISYIYIISTILRIRSAEGRRKAFSTCSSHLIVVGLLYFTAFFQYTKSSSVSSVVLDEIFSIQYSVLTPMLNPIVYSLKSKEVKTALRKMLGKLKFLK; encoded by the coding sequence ATGCCAATGAAAAATCAAACCACAGTGACAGAATTTATTCTCCTGGGACTTTCCAGTGACCCACAGATGCAGATTTTCCTCTTCTCGGTGTTTTTAGTTATTTACTTAATCACTCTGGGTGCTAATATAGTGATCATGCTGGTGATAAGAGCTGATTCTCACCTTCACACCCCTATGTACTTCTTTCTTTTCCATTTATCCTTTGTTGATATCTGCTATTCTTCAGTCACAGTGCCTTACATGTTGAGGAATTTCCTAGCAGAGCACAAAACTATTTCTGTCAATGGCTGCATTGCTCAGATGTTCTTTATCCTCCTCTCAGGTACAGCTGAAAGTTCCATTCTCTCAGCCATGGCTTATGACCGCTATGCTGCCATTTGTGACCCATTGCGTTACATGCAGAGAATGAGCAAAAGGATCTGTGTTCAGCTGGTGAGTGGGGCATGGACCACAGCCTTCTTTTATGCCCTTCTTAACACTGTTTTTACTCTCAAGTTGCATTTCTGCGGCTCCAATCAAATCCATCATTTCATCTGTGAGCTCCCTCCTCTGTTACAACGGGCCTGCACTGACACCTTCACCAATCAAGTGGTGCTTCTTACTTCTTTTGTGATATTTGGGTCAAGCTCCTTCCTCCTCATGCTGATCTCCTACATTTacatcatctccaccatcctgaggATACGCTCTGCAGAGGGCAGgcgtaaagccttctccacctgcagctcccacctgatTGTGGTTGGCTTGTTGTATTTCACAGCTTTTTTCCAGTACACAAAATCCAGCTCAGTCTCTTCTGTGGTGCTGGATGAAATATTCTCCATCCAGTACAGTGTCTTGACCCCCATGTTAAACCCCATCGTCTACAGCCTGAAAAGCAAGGAGGTGAAAACAGCTCTAAGGAAAATGTTGGGGAAATTAAAGTTTCTCAAGTAA